The nucleotide sequence CAACGCTCTCGGCACATTCAATCTCCTCGAGGCGTGCGCCTCGAACGGCATCCGAAAGGTCATCTTCATTTCCAGTGAGTCTGTACTGGGATTTGCGTTTTCCACCTCGCGGATATGGCCGGAGTATCTTCAGATCGATGAGCGCCATCCGAACCGCCCGCAGGATGCTTACGGCCTCAGCAAAGTCACATGCGAGGGGCTCTGCCTCGGTTTCACGAGACGTACCGGAATGCAGACGATCTGTCTCAGACCTCCATGGATCTGGGTCCCGGAGGCAAACGAGATCACGATGTACAAACAGCTGCGAAGCGAATATCAGAAGTGGTCAAAGAATCTCTGGGCCTACATCCACGTACACGATGTCGCCAGAGCGGTCCGGCAATGCGTTGAAGCGCCCGATCTTCCGCTTCACGATGCGTTTTTCATCTGTGCTCCGGAGACATGGACGGACATCGAAAGCCGGTCACTTGCGGCGGAGTATTTTCCGGAAACAAAGACCATCTCTCCATCGCTCTCTGGTAACTTCTCCTTCATCAGCACGGAGAAGGCAAAGAACGCTTTTGGATTCTCGCCTGCCTCTACCTGGCGGGACATCATCACAGGCTAACGTCTTGTAAGTCGAAATTTATTTCGACAACAGGGAACGACCCAATGCCCAAACCCATCCTCATAGATACAGACACCGGCGTCGATGACGCCCTCGCCCTCATCCTGGCTTTCCGCTCCCCCGAGCTTTCGGTGAAAGCCATCACGACGGTGGCAGGGAACATCGAGGTTCACAAATGCACAAGCAACGTTCACCGTGTTCTCGATCTTTTGCATACAAAAGACCGTCCGATCGTTGCCCAGGGAGCAAAACACCCACTGCGGCGGCCTCTTGTGATCGCCTCGGAAGTCCATGGATCTGACGGCCTTGGCGGAGTCTCGCAATCGCTTCCCCCGGTGAAGCCATATAAGTTGGGGAATGGCGTCGACACCATACTCGACTTTTGCGACCGATATGGATCCAAAGGAACCATGGTCGCCATAGGGCCACTAACGAACCTCGCCCTTGCTCTGAAATCTGACAAGCGAATCGTGTGCAAAGTGGGGCATATCGTGACAA is from Ignavibacteriales bacterium and encodes:
- a CDS encoding NAD(P)-dependent oxidoreductase; protein product: MKILVTGGSGLVGRYVVDELAASHQVQNLDLKKPHRTDLPFHAVDLLNAAMVKQHVRGFDAVVHLAGIPHPLNDPPERVFRTNALGTFNLLEACASNGIRKVIFISSESVLGFAFSTSRIWPEYLQIDERHPNRPQDAYGLSKVTCEGLCLGFTRRTGMQTICLRPPWIWVPEANEITMYKQLRSEYQKWSKNLWAYIHVHDVARAVRQCVEAPDLPLHDAFFICAPETWTDIESRSLAAEYFPETKTISPSLSGNFSFISTEKAKNAFGFSPASTWRDIITG